One window of the Balaenoptera ricei isolate mBalRic1 chromosome X, mBalRic1.hap2, whole genome shotgun sequence genome contains the following:
- the BCLAF3 gene encoding BCLAF1 and THRAP3 family member 3 isoform X7: MSHDLVAVGRKSENFHPVFEHLDSTQNTENKPTGEFAQEIISIIHQVKADYFPSLGITLHERFSKMQVTQAADVNEFKLNSDPEIHRRIDMSLAELQSKQTIVYDSEQTLVKIIDPNDLRHDIERRRKERLQNEDEHIFHIASAAERSDQHSSFSRLKNTHVDGFQKPTCLVKSNFRKFIQKPYLNYHTMQRKDVITHKPFGIEGNHQNTRGFRRTFKTNLRGGTFQPQYKSGLVQKSLCIQAKYQRLRFAGPSGFITNKFRERLLRKKKEYTNIAPAI, translated from the exons ATGTCACATGATTTGGTTGCTGTTGGCAGGAAAAGTGAAAACTTTCATCCAGTGTTTGAACATCTTGACTCAACTCAGAATACTGAAAACAAACCTACAGGAGAATTTGCTCAGGAAATCATAAGTATAATCCATCAAGTTAAAG CAGATTATTTTCCATCACTTGGAATTACTCTACATGAGCGTTTCTCAAAAATGCAAGTTACACAAGCTGCAGatgtaaatgaatttaaattgaaCTCAGATCCAGAAATTCACAG GAGAATAGATATGTCTTTGGCCGAGCTTCAGAGTAAACAAACTATTGTATATGATTCAGAACAG ACTCTGGTCAAAATAATAGATCCAAATGACCTACGACATGACattgaaagaaggagaaaagaacgGTTACAGAATGAAGATGAGCACATTTTTCACATAGCTAGTGCTGCAGAGAG gAGCGATCAGCATTCCAGTTTTTCAAGGTTGAAGAATACCCATGTTGATGGATTCCAAAAACCTACATGTTTGGTAAaatcaaattttagaaaatttattcaGAAACCTTACTTG AATTATCATACTATGCAGAGAAAAGACGTCATTACTCACAAACCATTTGGAATTGAGGGAAACCATCAAAATACAAGAGGCTTTAGAAGAACTTTTAAG acCAACCTTAGAGGTGGCACATTTCAGCCCCAGTATAAATCAGGCCTAGTACAGAAGAGCTTGTGCATTCAGGCTAAATATCAGCGTTTACGGTTTGCTGGTCCAAGCGGATTTATCACTAATAAATTCAGAGAAAGattactgaggaaaaaaaag
- the BCLAF3 gene encoding BCLAF1 and THRAP3 family member 3 isoform X8 has translation MQVTQAADVNEFKLNSDPEIHRRIDMSLAELQSKQTIVYDSEQTLVKIIDPNDLRHDIERRRKERLQNEDEHIFHIASAAERSDQHSSFSRLKNTHVDGFQKPTCLVKSNFRKFIQKPYLNYHTMQRKDVITHKPFGIEGNHQNTRGFRRTFKTNLRGGTFQPQYKSGLVQKSLCIQAKYQRLRFAGPSGFITNKFRERLLRKKKEYTNIAPAI, from the exons ATGCAAGTTACACAAGCTGCAGatgtaaatgaatttaaattgaaCTCAGATCCAGAAATTCACAG GAGAATAGATATGTCTTTGGCCGAGCTTCAGAGTAAACAAACTATTGTATATGATTCAGAACAG ACTCTGGTCAAAATAATAGATCCAAATGACCTACGACATGACattgaaagaaggagaaaagaacgGTTACAGAATGAAGATGAGCACATTTTTCACATAGCTAGTGCTGCAGAGAG gAGCGATCAGCATTCCAGTTTTTCAAGGTTGAAGAATACCCATGTTGATGGATTCCAAAAACCTACATGTTTGGTAAaatcaaattttagaaaatttattcaGAAACCTTACTTG AATTATCATACTATGCAGAGAAAAGACGTCATTACTCACAAACCATTTGGAATTGAGGGAAACCATCAAAATACAAGAGGCTTTAGAAGAACTTTTAAG acCAACCTTAGAGGTGGCACATTTCAGCCCCAGTATAAATCAGGCCTAGTACAGAAGAGCTTGTGCATTCAGGCTAAATATCAGCGTTTACGGTTTGCTGGTCCAAGCGGATTTATCACTAATAAATTCAGAGAAAGattactgaggaaaaaaaag